The following coding sequences lie in one Pseudocalidococcus azoricus BACA0444 genomic window:
- a CDS encoding DUF3024 domain-containing protein: MAKHKSSKYQWVYSPKAAPKPKVPDEVKLEVSQLAQALIDEWKPKYIQTPPIDGKYNFFGYLTEIFTKWHRSFFYFVYKLEYRVPNADSKYREQPFTRLEYAGPGKFNLAYMRHTGSWWEVEQERSLASIFTLIRENNLYHPPSNNPDLDTDMEEILEALRREMESELLDIPPENE, translated from the coding sequence ATGGCAAAGCACAAGTCTTCAAAGTATCAGTGGGTTTACTCTCCCAAAGCTGCTCCCAAGCCCAAAGTACCTGATGAAGTCAAGTTAGAGGTATCCCAACTAGCCCAGGCCCTGATCGATGAATGGAAGCCTAAGTATATCCAGACACCACCGATAGACGGTAAATATAACTTTTTCGGCTATCTAACTGAGATTTTTACCAAGTGGCATCGCAGCTTTTTTTATTTTGTCTATAAGCTTGAATACCGAGTCCCGAACGCTGACAGCAAATACAGGGAACAGCCATTTACCCGCTTAGAATATGCGGGGCCTGGAAAATTTAATCTTGCGTATATGCGACACACGGGTAGTTGGTGGGAGGTTGAGCAAGAGCGGTCGCTGGCATCTATTTTTACCTTAATTCGCGAGAATAATCTCTACCATCCACCGAGTAACAATCCCGATTTAGATACTGATATGGAGGAAATTCTAGAGGCCCTACGACGAGAGATGGAAAGTGAGTTGTTGGATATTCCACCAGAGAATGAATAG
- a CDS encoding nuclear transport factor 2 family protein, whose protein sequence is MAAYNARDPQALIELYHDDAKNHQVAFGDPLYGREALLESFVSFFTAFPDNYTHPLNIFEDGEWAIVEWQGGTFLG, encoded by the coding sequence ATTGCAGCATACAACGCTCGTGATCCCCAGGCCCTGATTGAGCTTTATCACGATGATGCGAAAAATCATCAGGTTGCTTTTGGTGATCCGCTTTATGGGCGTGAGGCTTTGTTAGAAAGTTTTGTTTCATTCTTCACGGCGTTTCCAGATAACTATACGCATCCCCTGAATATATTTGAGGATGGTGAATGGGCTATTGTCGAATGGCAAGGCGGCACATTTTTAGGTTAA